Proteins encoded together in one Drosophila albomicans strain 15112-1751.03 chromosome 2R, ASM965048v2, whole genome shotgun sequence window:
- the LOC117575950 gene encoding uncharacterized protein LOC117575950 isoform X4 produces MVLLHLQKLGIEHLELPDMRESISIMPFFIKYEAGLHLSNGIVYNLAGIQRYNNAFMTYEGKSFLTRFYLKIDKLQFEYNLQLKLMAIEGYGKVIGSLDDTIIYAELAVNVINSKLHLYDFRIIEFSNIHVQLNQARLIRDLTGLILSPITNLFKDRITTSIADGLKEQMQAVMDDFNNEDPLELRKFTKKLLSGIAGDSVKSG; encoded by the exons ATGGTTTTATTACATCTTCAGAAACTGGGTATAGAGCATTTAGAGCTCCCAGACATGAGGGAAAGCATTTCCATt ATGCCTTTTTTCATAAAGTATGAGGCTGGCCTGCATTTAAGTAATGGAATTGTCTATAATCTAGCAGGCATACAAAGGTATAACAATGCGTTTATGACATATGAGGGCAAGTCGTTTTTAActcgattttatttaaagattgaTAAACTTCAG TTTGAGTACAATTTACAACTAAAGTTAATGGCCATTGAAGGGTACGGAAAAGTGATAGGCTCATTAGACGACACAATCATTTATGCTGAGTTGGCTGTTAATGTTATCAATTCGAAGCTTCATCTTTATGATTTTCGAATAATAGAATTCAG TAATATACATGTTCAATTGAATCAAGCTAGATTGATACGGGACTTAACTGGACTGATTTTGAGCCCCATTACAAATCTTTTCAAAGATCGAATTACCACATCGATTGCTGATGGCCTGAAGGAACAAATGCAGGCAGTCATGGATGATTTTAATAACGAAGATCCTTTGGAACTAagaaaatttactaaaaaattATTGTCTGGTATTGCAGGCGATTCCGTAAAAAGTggataa
- the LOC117575956 gene encoding ATP synthase-coupling factor 6, mitochondrial, giving the protein MLSQSILTGVRVLRTEARRNIAIVAPALNKASDPIQQLFLDKVREYKQKSAGGKLVDSNPDIERELKNELERVAKQYGSDGKTDMLKFPDFKFPDVKIDPITQGAN; this is encoded by the exons ATGCTGTCACAGTCAATTTTAACAGGTGTACGCGTCCTGCGCACTGAAGCCCGTCGCAACATTGCCATAGTCGCACCAGCGCTAAATAAGGCATCCGATCCCATTCAGCAGTTGTTTTTAGACAAAGTTAGGGAATATAAGCAAAAGAGCGC TGGCGGAAAACTGGTAGATTCCAATCCAGATATCGAGCGCGAATTAAAAAATGAGCTGGAGCGCGTAGCCAAGCAGTATGGAAGTGATGGCAAGACCGATATGCTGAAATTCCCCGACTTCAAGTTCCCCGACGTCAAGATCGATCCCATTACACAAGGCGCCAACTGA
- the LOC117575950 gene encoding uncharacterized protein LOC117575950 isoform X2: MYVTTIIINVCLIAMAIVMTTCENIPLKTKRIRRDDQNITSSISKFLEDDIGWTNINAEVDVVTPMVLLHLQKLGIEHLELPDMRESISIYEAGLHLSNGIVYNLAGIQRYNNAFMTYEGKSFLTRFYLKIDKLQFEYNLQLKLMAIEGYGKVIGSLDDTIIYAELAVNVINSKLHLYDFRIIEFSNIHVQLNQARLIRDLTGLILSPITNLFKDRITTSIADGLKEQMQAVMDDFNNEDPLELRKFTKKLLSGIAGDSVKSG, translated from the exons ATGTATGtaactacaataataattaatgtttgCTTAATCGCAATGGCCATCGTAATGACAACATGCGAAAATATTCCATTAAAGACAAAAag aatacgGCGTGACGATCAAAATATTACTTCAAGCATTAGCAAATTTTTGGAGGATGACATTGGATGGACGAATATCAATGCCGAAGTCGATGTGGTTACACCAATGGTTTTATTACATCTTCAGAAACTGGGTATAGAGCATTTAGAGCTCCCAGACATGAGGGAAAGCATTTCCATt TATGAGGCTGGCCTGCATTTAAGTAATGGAATTGTCTATAATCTAGCAGGCATACAAAGGTATAACAATGCGTTTATGACATATGAGGGCAAGTCGTTTTTAActcgattttatttaaagattgaTAAACTTCAG TTTGAGTACAATTTACAACTAAAGTTAATGGCCATTGAAGGGTACGGAAAAGTGATAGGCTCATTAGACGACACAATCATTTATGCTGAGTTGGCTGTTAATGTTATCAATTCGAAGCTTCATCTTTATGATTTTCGAATAATAGAATTCAG TAATATACATGTTCAATTGAATCAAGCTAGATTGATACGGGACTTAACTGGACTGATTTTGAGCCCCATTACAAATCTTTTCAAAGATCGAATTACCACATCGATTGCTGATGGCCTGAAGGAACAAATGCAGGCAGTCATGGATGATTTTAATAACGAAGATCCTTTGGAACTAagaaaatttactaaaaaattATTGTCTGGTATTGCAGGCGATTCCGTAAAAAGTggataa
- the LOC117575950 gene encoding uncharacterized protein LOC117575950 isoform X5, whose product MDEYQCRSRCGYTNGFITSSETGYRAFRAPRHEGKHFHSGIQRYNNAFMTYEGKSFLTRFYLKIDKLQFEYNLQLKLMAIEGYGKVIGSLDDTIIYAELAVNVINSKLHLYDFRIIEFSNIHVQLNQARLIRDLTGLILSPITNLFKDRITTSIADGLKEQMQAVMDDFNNEDPLELRKFTKKLLSGIAGDSVKSG is encoded by the exons ATGGACGAATATCAATGCCGAAGTCGATGTGGTTACACCAATGGTTTTATTACATCTTCAGAAACTGGGTATAGAGCATTTAGAGCTCCCAGACATGAGGGAAAGCATTTCCATt CAGGCATACAAAGGTATAACAATGCGTTTATGACATATGAGGGCAAGTCGTTTTTAActcgattttatttaaagattgaTAAACTTCAG TTTGAGTACAATTTACAACTAAAGTTAATGGCCATTGAAGGGTACGGAAAAGTGATAGGCTCATTAGACGACACAATCATTTATGCTGAGTTGGCTGTTAATGTTATCAATTCGAAGCTTCATCTTTATGATTTTCGAATAATAGAATTCAG TAATATACATGTTCAATTGAATCAAGCTAGATTGATACGGGACTTAACTGGACTGATTTTGAGCCCCATTACAAATCTTTTCAAAGATCGAATTACCACATCGATTGCTGATGGCCTGAAGGAACAAATGCAGGCAGTCATGGATGATTTTAATAACGAAGATCCTTTGGAACTAagaaaatttactaaaaaattATTGTCTGGTATTGCAGGCGATTCCGTAAAAAGTggataa
- the LOC117575950 gene encoding uncharacterized protein LOC117575950 isoform X3 produces the protein MYVTTIIINVCLIAMAIVMTTCENIPLKTKRIRRDDQNITSSISKFLEDDIGWTNINAEVDVVTPMVLLHLQKLGIEHLELPDMRESISIMPFFIKYEAGLHLSNGIVYNLAGIQRYNNAFMTYEGKSFLTRFYLKIDKLQFEYNLQLKLMAIEGYGKVIGSLDDTIIYAELAVNVINSKLHLYDFRIIEFRLIRDLTGLILSPITNLFKDRITTSIADGLKEQMQAVMDDFNNEDPLELRKFTKKLLSGIAGDSVKSG, from the exons ATGTATGtaactacaataataattaatgtttgCTTAATCGCAATGGCCATCGTAATGACAACATGCGAAAATATTCCATTAAAGACAAAAag aatacgGCGTGACGATCAAAATATTACTTCAAGCATTAGCAAATTTTTGGAGGATGACATTGGATGGACGAATATCAATGCCGAAGTCGATGTGGTTACACCAATGGTTTTATTACATCTTCAGAAACTGGGTATAGAGCATTTAGAGCTCCCAGACATGAGGGAAAGCATTTCCATt ATGCCTTTTTTCATAAAGTATGAGGCTGGCCTGCATTTAAGTAATGGAATTGTCTATAATCTAGCAGGCATACAAAGGTATAACAATGCGTTTATGACATATGAGGGCAAGTCGTTTTTAActcgattttatttaaagattgaTAAACTTCAG TTTGAGTACAATTTACAACTAAAGTTAATGGCCATTGAAGGGTACGGAAAAGTGATAGGCTCATTAGACGACACAATCATTTATGCTGAGTTGGCTGTTAATGTTATCAATTCGAAGCTTCATCTTTATGATTTTCGAATAATAGAATTCAG ATTGATACGGGACTTAACTGGACTGATTTTGAGCCCCATTACAAATCTTTTCAAAGATCGAATTACCACATCGATTGCTGATGGCCTGAAGGAACAAATGCAGGCAGTCATGGATGATTTTAATAACGAAGATCCTTTGGAACTAagaaaatttactaaaaaattATTGTCTGGTATTGCAGGCGATTCCGTAAAAAGTggataa
- the LOC117575950 gene encoding uncharacterized protein LOC117575950 isoform X1 has product MYVTTIIINVCLIAMAIVMTTCENIPLKTKRIRRDDQNITSSISKFLEDDIGWTNINAEVDVVTPMVLLHLQKLGIEHLELPDMRESISIMPFFIKYEAGLHLSNGIVYNLAGIQRYNNAFMTYEGKSFLTRFYLKIDKLQFEYNLQLKLMAIEGYGKVIGSLDDTIIYAELAVNVINSKLHLYDFRIIEFSNIHVQLNQARLIRDLTGLILSPITNLFKDRITTSIADGLKEQMQAVMDDFNNEDPLELRKFTKKLLSGIAGDSVKSG; this is encoded by the exons ATGTATGtaactacaataataattaatgtttgCTTAATCGCAATGGCCATCGTAATGACAACATGCGAAAATATTCCATTAAAGACAAAAag aatacgGCGTGACGATCAAAATATTACTTCAAGCATTAGCAAATTTTTGGAGGATGACATTGGATGGACGAATATCAATGCCGAAGTCGATGTGGTTACACCAATGGTTTTATTACATCTTCAGAAACTGGGTATAGAGCATTTAGAGCTCCCAGACATGAGGGAAAGCATTTCCATt ATGCCTTTTTTCATAAAGTATGAGGCTGGCCTGCATTTAAGTAATGGAATTGTCTATAATCTAGCAGGCATACAAAGGTATAACAATGCGTTTATGACATATGAGGGCAAGTCGTTTTTAActcgattttatttaaagattgaTAAACTTCAG TTTGAGTACAATTTACAACTAAAGTTAATGGCCATTGAAGGGTACGGAAAAGTGATAGGCTCATTAGACGACACAATCATTTATGCTGAGTTGGCTGTTAATGTTATCAATTCGAAGCTTCATCTTTATGATTTTCGAATAATAGAATTCAG TAATATACATGTTCAATTGAATCAAGCTAGATTGATACGGGACTTAACTGGACTGATTTTGAGCCCCATTACAAATCTTTTCAAAGATCGAATTACCACATCGATTGCTGATGGCCTGAAGGAACAAATGCAGGCAGTCATGGATGATTTTAATAACGAAGATCCTTTGGAACTAagaaaatttactaaaaaattATTGTCTGGTATTGCAGGCGATTCCGTAAAAAGTggataa
- the LOC117576860 gene encoding uncharacterized protein LOC117576860 encodes MIVRVPSRSIDHIRSKTHLCFLLFHIVFLSYNCLVDAHGRLIEPPSRASAWRYGFQTPPDYNDHELYCGGFTRQWKRNGGKCGECGDAWDLSEPRPHENGGQWGQGVIVRSYFPSSEIAIRVELTASHMGYFEFRLCPKPSAKQSCLDENLLEIISGSPLVRSTTDLDTRFYPRNGSRIYEIKAQLPEILCNQCVLQWRYIAGNNWGICDDGNGAVGCGPQEEFRSCSDIAITTDARLPIRPARPTTRITTHHQSPKKDQVDANNLSVGPEIFITCLALILLFIGILIWVVYKNYPHRVAEWKQFLLRKLCKKDEVNSSRVIQSPTNAFNTILSIDDIGKSKDNSRVDHLSNLQISITPIPPPRTKRVTVTRVKENTNI; translated from the exons ATGATCGTTCGAGTCCCTTCTCGCAGCATTGACCACATCAGGTCGAAGACACACCTATGTTTTCTCTTATTCCATATTGTTTTCTTAAGCTATAATTGTCTCGTGGATGCTCATGGAAGACTTATAGAACCTCCAAGTCGAGCGTCGGCTTGGCGGTATGGGTTTCAAACACCACCAGATTATAATGATCATGAATTATACTGCGGAGGCTTCACCCGTCAGTGGAAGCGAAATGGTGGGAAATGCGGAGAGTGTGGAGATGCATGGGACTTATCTGAGCCACGACCCCATGAAAATGGAGGTCAATGGGGGCAGGGTGTTATTGTTCGAAGCTATTTTCCAAGCTCAGAAATAGCAATTCGCGTGGAATTGACGGCTAGTCACATGGG ATACTTCGAGTTTAGGTTGTGTCCAAAGCCAAGCGCTAAGCAGTCATGTCTTGATGAAAATTTGCTAGAGATAATTAGCGGCTCACCTTTAGTGCGGAGTACAACAGACTTAGATACTCGATTCTATCCTCGTAATGGCAGTCgcatttatgaaattaaagcTCAATTGCCTG AAATCTTATGCAATCAATGTGTTTTGCAATGGCGTTATATAGCCGGAAATAATTGGGGCATTTGTGACGATGGCAATGGAGCAGTTGGTTGCGGTCCCCAAGAAGAGTTTCGATCATGTTCAGATATAGCAATAACTACAGATGCACGTCTTCCAATTCGTCCTGCTCGACCCACCACTCGGATTACTACACATCATCAAAGTCCCAAGAAAGATCAAGTTGATGCTAACAATCTTAGTGTTGGCCCGGAAATCTTCATTACGTGCCTTGCActaatattactttttattggCATTTTAATATGGGTTGTCTATAAAAATTATCCACATAGGGTTGCAGAATGGAAGCAATTCTTATTAAGAAAGTTATGCAAGAAAGATGAAGTTAATTCGTCTAGAGTTATTCAAAGCCCTACCAATGCctttaatactatattatcAATCGATGATATTGGAAAATCTAAAGATAACAGCAGGGTGGATCACTTGTCAAACTTACAAATTTCCATTACACCAATTCCACCACCTCGCACAAAACGGGTCACGGTCACACGTGttaaagaaaacacaaacatttaa